The following are encoded together in the Bombus pascuorum chromosome 10, iyBomPasc1.1, whole genome shotgun sequence genome:
- the LOC132911218 gene encoding uncharacterized protein LOC132911218 has translation MVNCVNCYKPENKCNCKLIYEKKSSTGYMKSMFCLYCDKPRDKCTCMAITRKCSYCELPTDMCMCKEQKTICDGRPVLTESNNDRTMYVTAWKPREEVRRYFSRNLTDLKTDSIINECRCCEKLKQHNSDDLPYQRLSVFSDVMDELQQKIIESTCCARCQKVPCCCNVSVERDERREDRKIKYCISPKTRRKIIAVCMEKAKNKSLNNCKYESNHAKSDKQKKVLVALCCVCKATPCRCKRSKSSQKKLKAKCYYCKNSPCICIAARERNKSRPCRCTDSPCRAKEKESTSYGKTSTKPKNNDEKTICVH, from the exons ATGGTAAACTGCGTGAACTGTTACAAACCTGAAAATAAATGCAactgtaaattaatttacgaaaaGAAGAGCAGTACTGGGTACATGAAATCGATGTTTTGTCTTTATTGCGATAAACCTCGCGACAAATGCACGTGTATGGCGATAACACGAAAATGTTCGTACTGTGAACTGCCCACAGATATGTGCATGTGTAAAGAGCAGAAAACAATTTGCGATGGAAGACCGGTCCTGACTGAGTCTAATAACGATCGTACTATGTACGTCACTGCGTGGAAGCCTAGAGAAGAAGTACGACGTTACTTTTCTAGGAACTTGACCGATCTTAAAACCGATTCCATCATCAATGAATGCCGCTGCTGCGAGAAGCTTAAGCAGCATAACTCCGATGACCTTCCTTATCAACGATTGAGCGTTTTTTCTGACGTGATGGATGAATTGCAGcaaaaaataatcgaatctACGTGTTGTGCGCGATGCCAAAAAGTTCCTTGCTGTTGTAATGTTAGTGTAGAGAGAGAtgagagaagagaagataGGAAGATAAAGTACTGTATCAG CCCTAAAACACGACGCAAGATTATCGCCGTATGTATGGAAAAAgcgaaaaataaatcattgaaTAATTGCAAGTATGAGTCCAATCACGCAAAGAGCGACAAACAGAAAAAAGTATTAGTAGCCCTTTGTTGTGTTTGCAAAGCAACACCCTGTAGATGCAAGAGATCTAAATCCAGCCAGAAAAAGCTGAAAGCGAAATgttattattgtaaaaattcacCGTGCAT CTGCATTGCGGCCAGAGAGCGCAACAAGTCGAGGCCATGCAGGTGCACTGATTCACCTTGCCGTgcgaaagagaaggaaagcaCATCGTATGGAAAAACATCTACGAAACCGAAGAACAATGACGAAAAGACAATTTGCGTGCACTAA
- the LOC132911174 gene encoding uncharacterized protein LOC132911174 has translation MLFNIQLREAFLKNNRDKHGRSKRRSGSEKSTLTDDEEIYPELKSRSKGSRRFVPETAEKGSEATRNEYFARESPSRSYGPDICKNCASNHPEMAKRKFEMPMVKRYLPMYQSPGLIEELKRHDRMKLIQEREIRKRRSGSSHRSSDAEDRNVDRSPAPDSSFKSKEKDGRLAYQESQAYKNVLREFQTRVGRQEVRKKPRNRIPLICLSEKADKSKEVEQLYPCERQARQKPNVMKKFAHKMVAPFKPPKCKKHKCKTHRGDVKFEEMEIMYDCLCDAEVLSEASSTCSCVKKTHKSGTLTSADETSDNNESIQ, from the exons atgctctttaatattcaattaagGGAagcatttttgaaaaataatcgcGATAAACATGGCAGGTCAAAACGAAGAAGTGGTTCAGAAAAATCAACGTTAACCGATGACGAAGAGATTTATCCTGAGCTTAAATCACGATCAAAAGGATCACGTCGATTTGTTCCCGAAACTGCTGAAAAAGGAAGCGAAGCCACACGAAATGAATACTTTGCTCGTGAATCTCCATCGCGAAGTTATGGACCAGATATTTGTAAGAACTGTGCTTCCAATCATCCAGAGATGGCGAaacgaaaatttgaaatgcCTATGGTAAAAAGGTACTTGCCTATGTATCAGAGTCCAGGACTGATCGAAGAATTGAAAAGGCATgatcgaatgaaattaattcaagaaagagaaattagaAAACGGAGAAGTGGAAGTTCTCATCGATCTTCAGATGCGGAAGATCGAAATGTCGATCGTTCTCCTGCACCTGATTCATCG tttaaatcgaaagaaaaagatggcaGACTTGCTTATCAGGAGTCGCAAGCTTATAAAAATGTCTTACGCGAATTTCAAACAAGGGTTGGACGTCAGGAAGTTCGTAAGAAACCTAGAAATAGAATACCGTTAATATGCTTGTCTGAAAAGGCAGACAAAAGTAAAGAGGTGGAGCAACTGTATCCATGTGAAAGACAAGCTCGACAAAAGCCGAATGTGATGAAGAAATTTGCTCATAAGATGGTAGCACCATTCAAG CCGCCTAAATGTAAGAAACACAAATGCAAGACGCACAGAGGAGACGTAAAGTttgaagaaatggaaattatgTATGATTGCTTATGTGACGCAGAAGTTTTAAGCGAGGCATCTTCTACTTGTAGTTGCGTTAAAAAGACACATAAATCTGGTACTTTAACATCCGCCGATGAAACAAGTGATAATAACGAGTCAATCCAATAA
- the LOC132911239 gene encoding succinate dehydrogenase assembly factor 3, mitochondrial, producing the protein MSNLSHVQRVRILYKAILRLHRGLPAEIQAVGTSYVQDEFRRHKNCDEATAAIFLKEWTEYAIMLTKQLGLKGPHTAKPLGKNLKEEDLDKFRNEQMYQLYELMIAATGKTNNDGEDK; encoded by the exons atgtccAATTTATCTCATGTACAACGTGTTAGAATATTGTATAAAGCAATTTTAAGGTTACATCGTGGTTTACCAGCTGAAATTCAAGCTGTAGGAACCAGTTATGTTCAAGATGAGTTCAGAAGACATAAAAATTGTGATGAAGCTACAGCAGCTATATTTTTGAAGGAATGGACA GAGTATGCTATAATGCTTACTAAACAACTTGGACTAAAAGGGCCTCATACAGCTAAACCTCTaggtaaaaatttaaaagaagaagatttaGACAAATTTAGGAATGAACAAATGTATCAATTGTATGAGCTAATGATTGCAGCTACTGGTAAAACTAATAATGATGGAGAAGACAAATAG
- the LOC132911236 gene encoding acyl-coenzyme A diphosphatase NUDT19-like: MKAWKESASLILAARQTQRYIRPSSTKFQYNYNLLCLKRHRNSKFWPNTYVFPGGVIDPSDADLKWHNIYSAFGFNDSSFKSLSPNAPNRPRIFKFKPNELPREVSLRITAIRETFEESGILLCKQSREEMTDLGWVQHIKISESELYNWQTRVHNDAREFYTLCKNFNCYPDIWSLYEWSNWLTPTYFIGRRYDTAFYLACIASMPQTIYEITEMEDVKWDMPGNFLFSSPDALFPPPQQYEIARIAKFESIHNLLDFAVDRGKMGVLLNLPIQVELQDGKVHVLPGDSMYPNKVNLLDKQIIDRTDITISEFRDISPIKNRMEFFNLQVKELYVQNFDSADGHLAPLQLKNVSIAVARKNSKL, from the exons atgaaagcgTGGAAAGAGTCTGCTAGCTTAATATTAGCTGCACGTCAAACACAAAGATATATTCGCCCGTCTTCTACAAAA TTTCAGTATAATTACAATCTACTATGTCTAAAACGTCATCGGAATTCTAAGTTCTGGccaaatacatatgtatttccTGGAGGAGTAATAGATCCATCCGATGCTGATTTAAAATGGCACAATATTTATTCCGCCTTCGGTTTTAATGACAGTAGTTTCAAATCTTTGAGTCCAAATGCTCCAAACCGTcctcgaattttcaaatttaaaccAAATGAATTACCAAGAGAAGTTTCATTACGAATTACTGCAATTCGTGAGACTTTCGAAGAATCTGGTATACTTCTTTGCAAACAATCACGAGAAGAGATGACTGATCTTGGTTGGGTCCAACacataaaaa TTTCTGAAagtgaattatataattggCAAACAAGGGTGCACAACGATGCCAGAGAATTTTATACATTGTGCAAAAATTTTAACTGTTATCCAGATATATGGTCTCTTTATGAATGGAGTAATTGGTTAACACCAACTTATTTTATTGGTCGACGTTATGATACTGCTTTTTATTTAGCTTGTATTGCAAGTATGCCTCAAACCATTTATGAGATTACAGAAATGGAAGATGTCAAA tgGGACATGCCcgggaattttttattttcatcgccTGATGCTCTATTTCCCCCTCCTCAACAGTACGAAATTGCAAGAATAGCAAAGTTCGAAAGCATACATAATTTACTAGATTTCGCAGTCGATCGTGGTAAAATGGGCGTGCTCTTAAATTTACCA atACAGGTAGAATTACAAGATGGAAAAGTACACGTTTTACCAGGTGATTCGATGTATCCAAATAAAGTCAATTTACTTGACAAACAAATTATTGATAGAACCGATATCACTATCTCTGAATTTCGAGACATATCTCCCATAAAAAATAGAATGGAATTTTTCAATCTGCAAGTGAAAGAGCTTTATGTTCAAAATTTTGATAGCGCCGATGGCCATTTAGCTCCccttcaattaaaaaatgtttctattGCAGTGGCACGTAAGAATTCTAAACTATAA
- the LOC132911235 gene encoding L-threonine 3-dehydrogenase, mitochondrial: protein MWCKNFSKTSQWFARNTLRHYHITNNCTSREIRKTGINRSYTTERSPRILITGGLGQLGTECAKLLRKKYGSENVILSDIIKPTEENLSNGPFIFADILDFKGLQKIVVNYRIDWLIHFSALLSAVGEQNVPLAVRVNIEGMHNVIELAKQYKLRIFIPSTIGAFGPDSPRNPTPNVTIQRPRTIYGVSKVHAELLGEYYHHRFGLDFRCLRFPGVISSDPPGGGTTDYAVAVFHEGLFAKKYECYLEPYTRLPMIYIEDCLSALFQFLNAPNEQLQRRVYNVTAMSFTPEELFNELKKHVPDLKISYKPDARQYIAESWPQVFDDSEARRDWGWRHKYNLEKLVESMIRDVKRNMSNKRSLKEVNSYV from the exons ATGTGGtgcaagaatttttcaaaaacttCTCAGTGGTTCGCAAGAAATACTTTAAGACATTATCACATTACAAACAATTGTACGTCGCGGGAAATTAGAAAAACTGGGATCAATAGATCGTATACTACCGAAAGATCACCAAGGATACTTATTACTG gtGGTCTCGGGCAACTGGGTACTGAGTGTGCGAAACTACTTCGTAAAAAATATGGAAGCGAAAACGTGATATTATCTGACATAATCAAACCgacagaagaaaatttatccaaCGGACCGTTCATTTTTGCTGATATTCTCGATTTTAAAGGGCTTCAAAAAATTGTGGTCAATTACAGAATCGACTGGCTAATTCATTTTAGCGCTCTTCTTAGCGCTGTAGGAGAGCAGAATGTTCCTTTAGCAGTGAGAGTCAATATAGAAG GAATGCACAATGTGATTGAACTGGCAAAGCAGtataaattaagaatattcATTCCATCAACAATCGGAGCCTTTGGACCAGATTCACCACGGAATCCTACTCCAAATGTAACTATTCAGCGTCCACGAACAATTTATGGTGTTAGCAAAGTCCATGCTGAGTTATTAGGTGAATATTATCATCACAGATTCGGGCTTGACTTCCGCTGTCTTCGATTTCCGGGAGTCATTAGCAGTGACCCACCAGGTGGTGGTACCACAg acTACGCAGTCGCAGTTTTCCATGAAGGATTATTTGCTAAAAAATACGAATGTTATTTAGAACCTTATACCAGATTACCAATGATTTATATTGAGGATTGCTTATCAGCACTTTTTCAGTTTTTAAACGCTCCAAACGAACAATTACAAAGAAGAGTATACAATGTTACTGCCATGAGTTTCACGCctgaagaattatttaatgaaCTTAAAAAGCACGTACCTGATTTAAAGATTTCGTATAAGCCGGATGCAAGACAATATATTG CTGAAAGCTGGCCTCAAGTTTTTGATGATAGTGAAGCGCGTCGGGACTGGGGTTGGCGACATAAATACAACCTGGAAAAACTCGTGGAATCAATGATTCGCGATGTGAAAAGAAATATGTCAAATAAAAGATCATTAAAGGAGGTCAATAGTtatgtataa
- the LOC132911138 gene encoding cysteine dioxygenase type 1 gives MQVYSEDPGSPCVSRDKLLNEKNSLTLRELIDGLHEAFETDYVNIDRVQYLMASYRSNSAEWKKYAKFDRYRYTRNLVDEGNGRFNLMILCWGEGHGSAIHDHANAHCVMKILQGELFETRYAWPTQREKPEELQELEKNTLGLNQICYINDSLGLHRVENPSTVNPAISLHLYSPPFSSCSVFNKQTGQKSSCKVTFWSKYGDKRNREIQDARCPEDN, from the exons ATGCAAGTGTACAGTGAAGATCCTGGATCACCCTGTGTTTCTCGTGATAAACTACTAAACGAGAAGAATTCTTTAACTCTTCGGGAACTCATAGATGGTTTACACGAAGCTTTTGAAACTGACTACGTGAATATAGACAGGGTTCAATATCTAATGGCCTCGTACAGAAGCAACTCCGCAGAATGGAAAAAATACGCAAAATTTGACAGATACAG GTATACAAGAAATTTAGTCGATGAAGGAAATGGAAGGTTCAATCTAATGATTCTATGTTGGGGAGAAGGTCATGGTTCAGCAATACATGATCATGCGAATGCACATTGCGTAATGAAAATTCTCCAAGGTGAACTCTTTGAG ACACGGTACGCGTGGCCTACACAGCGTGAGAAACCAGAAGAGCTACaagaattggaaaaaaataCCCTCGGTCTTAATCAGATATGTTATATCAATG ATTCTTTAGGACTTCATCGAGTTGAAAATCCAAGTACCGTGAATCCTGCTATTTCTTTACACTTGTATTCACCACCGTTCTCTTCCTGTTCCGTCTTCAATAAGCAAACTGGACAAAAAAGCTCGTGTAAAGTTACATTTTGGTCGAAATACGGAGATAAGCGAAACCGC GAAATCCAAGACGCTAGGTGCCCTGAGGATAACTAA
- the LOC132911234 gene encoding DNA primase large subunit-like gives MEYTKRRRYAIKVKSNDLEDIYPHDLQMYDFPPRGEVLLTEFEQLAKERLRLLLHIENNANRTDFKTLEERKQNLNTALTKDGLKYYAHLLYAKGCKTPTETDLQYRRKDHVSHFILRLSHCFEPDNQTWFINQEVEFFKLRFNSLDKEGVEKLLSMHKIDCQQITSEEKDELREELGSSTAKVKNVDMTEFYKVPFQKVTDLIRSRRVYMNQGIAFIPQTDLVSLFVSCFRKNLVDGMPEARMSVGRMYGDERIASCLKSVHNVSDRTTVLWTSAATPVDKLDELSKTSYPLCMRVLHEALRTHHHLKNSGRIQYGLFIKGIGVTLEDALSFWKTEFTKKIDPGKFDKEYAYTIRHTYGKEGKQTNYTPLGCTKIISSAVSAGEYHGCPFKHMDQGSLRQKLFNYGVTAASINEITDLAKEQNYFGACTAYFEFIHDRLPDKPINHPNVYFMESRAILSKDNATEPENKERPSQSGRHNIGSPGIGTPRSIDRNVSTPLRSAMTPSRSIDRGSTPSRTMARTNSTPTRAARLTPKRIESHLNDDDIAQLMSEDM, from the exons atggaATATACTAAAAGAAGGCGATATGCAATTAAAGTGAAAAGTAATGATCTTGAGGATATCTATCCTCATGATCTACAAATGTATGATTTTCCTCCAAGAGGTGAAGTACTACTTACAGAATTTGAACAATTGGCTAAAGAAAGGTTAAGAC ttttattacacaTTGAAAACAATGCAAATAGAACAGATTTTAAGACATTAGAAGAACGTAAACAAAATCTAAACACAGCTTTAACTAAAGATGGACTTAAATATTATGCACATCTTTTGTATGCAAAGGGATGCAAAACACCGACAGAAACAGATTTACAATATAGAAGAAAGGATCATGTATCACATTTTATATTGAGACTATCACATTGTTTTGAGCCAGATAACCAAACATGGTTTATTAATCAAGAAGTagagttttttaaattaagattCAACTCATTAGATAAAGAAGGAGTAGAAAAGTTACTTAGTATGCATAAAATTGATTGCCAGcaa ATTACatcagaagaaaaagatgaacTTAGGGAAGAACTCGGTTCGTCTaccgcaaaagtaaaaaatgttgatATGACAGAGTTTTATAAAGTGCCCTTTCAAAAAGTCACTGATTTAATTAGATCACGCAGGGTTTATATGAATCAAGGAATAGCATTTATTCCACAAACTGACTTAGTATCTTTGTTTGTTTCTTGTTTTAGGAAAAATTTAGTTGATGGTATGCCA GAGGCAAGAATGTCTGTTGGACGTATGTATGGTGATGAAAGAATAGCCTCGTGTCTCAAATCTGTACATAATGTTTCTGATAGGACAACTGTTCTTTGGACTAGTGCTGCTACACCTGTAGATAAGTTGGATgag TTATCGAAAACTTCATATCCTTTGTGCATGAGAGTGTTACACGAAGCACTTAGAACTCACCACCACCTAAAAAACAGTGGGCGCATTCAGTAtggtttatttataaaaggtaTAGGAGTAACATTGGAAGATGCTTTATCCTTCTGGAAAACCGAATTCACAAAGAAAATTGACCCAGgaaaatttgataaagaaTATGCGTATACTATAAGGCATACTTATGGTAAAGAGggtaaacaaacaaattacACTCCTCTTGGgtgtacaaaaattatatcttctGCTGTAAGTGCTGGAGAATATCATGGTTGTCCATTTAAACACATGGATCAAGGATCATTgagacaaaaattatttaattatggtGTAACTGCAGCAA gtattaatgaaataacagaCCTTGccaaagaacaaaattacttTGGTGCTTGTACAgcatattttgaatttatacaTGATCGTTTACCAGATAAACCTATTAATCATccaaatgtatatttcatgGAAAGTCGTGCCATATTGTCTAAGGATAATGCAACAG AACctgaaaacaaagaaagaccCTCACAAAGTGGGAGGCATAATATTGGTAGTCCTGGAATTGGTACTCCCCGAAGTATCGATAGAAATGTTAGTACACCTTTAAGAAGTGCAATGACACCTTCGAGAAGTATAGATAGAGGTTCCACACCATCGAGAACAATGGCAAGAACGAACTCGACCCCGACAAGAGCTGCTAGATTAACCCCAAAAAGGATCGAAAGTCATCTCAATGATGATGATATCGCTCAATTAATGAGTGAAGACATgtga